A genomic window from Coccinella septempunctata chromosome 9, icCocSept1.1, whole genome shotgun sequence includes:
- the LOC123320590 gene encoding uncharacterized protein LOC123320590, with translation MGFFANIKHTYGSEAHHLLKKLFNDTMKLAAVKNRRIFLLQCRYKTVFPKHITNNIGCLLPLQTEKHPFKKNVDKILNKLKKSALNIEIDITEWKYRQLLSSTRLQRGQLKLLLPESIFVNTLKAIETKFNVEFERIKRGNIRKIGDLLRNTADVLVADGNGFIHNYTQTVLPGPVQRVLSLGRQFGLPLSNSEIPIHSIIKDLEYCIHNCQNDETEKNRIRAFTTNILTNFCRQHVNLKSERRLMKEVNETKHFLRLHDDILVGRSDKGNSTVIMFVKEYEDKMLEMLADRNTYKPMDKDPTKKYQERVNGFAKRLLEDGYIDKTKSKMISIHNAVPPKIYGLRKTHKDTFALRPIVSCINAPCYNLAVFLHEILAPVTTTFKYEVKNSFEFVNSLLPIQRDDIFTVGW, from the exons ATGGGTTTTTTCGCTAACATCAAACACACATACGGCAGTGAGGCACACCACCTACTGAAGAAGTTGTTCAATGACACTATGAAGTTGGCTGCAGTGAAGAACAGACGCATTTTTTTACTACAGTGCAGATACAAAACGGTGTTCCCCAAGCATATAACCAACAATATTGGGTGTTTACTACCTTTACAGACTGAGAAACACCcattcaagaaaaatgttgaTAAGATCTTGAACAAACTTAAGAAATCGGCTTTAAATATTGAGATTGATATAACTGAGTGGAAATATAGACAACTCCTAAGCTCCACACGATTGCAGAGGGGTCAACTGAAGCTTCTCTTGCCTGAGAGTATATTTGTGAACACTCTGAAAGCCATTGAGACCAAATTCAATGTAGAATTTGAACGTATTAAGAGGGGAAATATCAGGAAGATCGGAGACCTATTGAGGAATACAGCGGACGTACTTGTTGCAGATGGGAATGGCTTCATACATAACTATACACAGACTGTATTACCCGGGCCAGTCCAGAGAGTTTTATCGTTGGGGAGACAGTTTGGCCTTCCCTTGTCGAACTCAGAAATTCCAATCCACAGCATCATAAAAGATCTAGAATATTGTATTCACAACTGCCAGAATGACGAAActgagaaaaatagaataagaGCCTTTACCACTAACATCTTAACCAATTTTTGTAGACAACATGTAAACCTGAAATCCGAGAGGAGACTGATGAAAGAGGTGAACGAGACTAAACATTTTCTCAGACTCCATGATGACATTTTAGTGGGGAGATCAGACAAGGGTAATTCAACGGTGATAATGTTCGTGAAAGAATATGAGGATAAAATGTTGGAAATGCTTGCAGACCGAAATACATATAAGCCAATGGATAAAGACCCAACCAAGAAATATCAAGAACGAGTGAATGGTTTCGCCAAGAGGTTACTTGAAGATGGATACATAGACAAAACAAAGAGTAAAATGATCAGTATCCACAATGCTGTTCCGCCGAAGATTTATGGACTAAGAAAAACTCACAAGGACACTTTCGCTTTGAGACCCATTGTAAGCTGCATTAATGCCCCCTGTTATAACTTGGCGGTCTTTTTACACGAAATCTTAGCGCCAGTGACAACAACATTCAAGTATGAAGTTAAGAATTCATTTGAGTTTGTTAATTCA TTACTTCCTATTCAGAGGGACGATATATTCACAGTTGGATGGTAG
- the LOC123320591 gene encoding uncharacterized protein LOC123320591 produces MGFFANIKHTYGSEAHHLLKKLFNDTMKLAAVKNRRIFLLQCRYKTVFPKHITNNIGCLLPLQTEKHPFKENVDKILNKLKKSALNIEIDITEWKYRQLLSSTRLQRGQLKLLLPESIFVNTLKAIETKFNVEFERIKRGNIRKIEDLLRNTADVLVADGNGFIHNYTQTVLPGPVQRVLSLGPQFGLPLSNSEIPIHSIIKDLEYCIHNCQNDETEKNRIRAFTTNILTNFCRQHVNLKSERRLMKEVNETKHFLRLHDDILVGRSDKGNSTVIMFVKEYEDKMLEMLADRNTYKPMDKDPTKKYQERVNGFAKRLLEDGYIDKTKSKMISIHNAVPPKIYGLRKTHKDTFALRPIVSCINAPCYNLAVFLHEILAPVTTTFKYEVKNSFEFVNSLLPIQRDDIFTVGW; encoded by the exons ATGGGTTTTTTCGCTAACATCAAACACACATACGGCAGTGAGGCACACCACCTACTGAAGAAGTTGTTCAATGACACTATGAAGTTGGCTGCAGTGAAGAACAGACGCATTTTCTTACTACAGTGCAGATACAAAACGGTGTTCCCCAAGCATATAACCAACAATATTGGGTGTTTACTACCTTTACAGACTGAGAAACacccattcaaggaaaatgttGATAAGATCTTGAACAAACTTAAGAAATCGGCTTTAAATATTGAGATTGATATAACTGAGTGGAAATATAGACAACTCCTAAGCTCCACACGATTGCAGAGGGGTCAACTGAAGCTTCTCTTGCCTGAGAGTATATTTGTGAACACTCTGAAAGCCATTGAGACCAAATTCAATGTAGAATTTGAACGTATTAAGAGGGGAAATATCAGGAAGATCGAAGACCTATTGAGGAATACAGCGGACGTACTTGTTGCAGATGGGAATGGCTTCATACATAACTATACACAGACTGTATTACCCGGGCCAGTCCAGAGAGTTTTATCGTTGGGGCCACAGTTTGGCCTTCCCTTGTCGAACTCAGAAATTCCAATCCACAGCATCATAAAAGATCTAGAATATTGTATTCACAACTGCCAGAATGACGAAActgagaaaaatagaataagaGCCTTTACCACTAACATCTTAACCAATTTTTGTAGACAACATGTAAACCTGAAATCCGAGAGGAGACTGATGAAAGAGGTGAACGAGACTAAACATTTTCTCAGACTCCATGATGACATTTTAGTGGGGAGATCAGACAAGGGTAATTCAACGGTGATAATGTTCGTGAAAGAATATGAGGATAAAATGTTGGAAATGCTTGCAGACCGAAATACATATAAGCCAATGGATAAAGACCCAACCAAGAAATATCAAGAACGAGTGAATGGTTTCGCCAAGAGGTTACTTGAAGATGGATACATAGACAAAACAAAGAGTAAAATGATCAGTATCCACAATGCTGTTCCGCCGAAGATTTATGGACTAAGAAAAACTCACAAGGACACTTTCGCTTTGAGACCCATTGTAAGCTGCATTAATGCCCCCTGTTATAACTTGGCGGTCTTTTTACACGAAATCTTAGCGCCAGTGACAACAACATTCAAGTATGAAGTTAAGAATTCATTTGAGTTTGTTAATTCA TTACTTCCTATTCAGAGGGACGATATATTCACAGTTGGATGGTAG